The following proteins come from a genomic window of Henningerozyma blattae CBS 6284 chromosome 4, complete genome:
- the GAS3 gene encoding putative 1,3-beta-glucanosyltransferase (similar to Saccharomyces cerevisiae GAS3 (YMR215W); ancestral locus Anc_8.731), giving the protein MVSKNLLAALTLSLTSVNAIYPIHIKNYRFIKPASSDNDVSENEIFFMNGIDYQPGGSSGYDPDSTNDVLSDPDICARDAFAFQQLGINTVRIYTLNPDVNHDECMTILNDAGIYVVLDVNSGNDGENLNRADPSGSYNSQYLTRVFKFIEAFKNYPNVLGFISGNEVINDEEDYAEIDPAYVRAVQRDMKQYIAKNADRPIPVGYAAANQVDLRLATFKYLQCNSLDGKTVNSDLDTSRSDFFGLNTYDWCSGQSDWTTSGYDKLNSTFSDAVIPLVFSEYGCNANSPRTFDEVTEGLYGGLVNLFSGGLVYEYAQEANNYGLVQIDDDDNSISYLEDFTNLQDKIKDISLPSTKESQVAGRSIYKCDANAIKKIYSNFGTSNFTIPKQPADISKMIKNGLNATNVGSILSDYTPPSTLKYNVKDTDGNDVSATLSYDPSNTLNNVKLAATSSVISNVTFSNTTSKSSSSISKSSGISSSKSKSTGKSSKVIKSASKSVSNSTKLSKGDATNLKFNNNGSFFFMVVTALFALII; this is encoded by the coding sequence ATGGTTTCAAAAAACTTATTGGCTGCCCTAACGTTATCATTAACCTCTGTTAATGCAATTTATCCAATTCATATTAAGAATTATCGTTTTATTAAACCAGCATCTTCTGATAATGATGTTTccgaaaatgaaattttttttatgaatGGTATTGATTACCAGCCAGGTGGTTCTTCAGGTTATGATCCTGACTCAACAAATGATGTTTTATCAGATCCAGACATTTGTGCTAGAGACGCTTTCGCATTCCAACAATTAGGTATTAACACTGTCAGAATCTATACCTTAAACCCAGATGTCAACCACGATGAATGTATGactattttaaatgatgcTGGTATTTATGTCGTATTGGATGTTAATTCTGGTAATGATGGTGAAAATTTGAATAGAGCTGACCCATCAGGTAGTTATAATTCACAATATTTAACAAGagttttcaaatttattgaagcttttaaaaattatccaaATGTTTTGGGATTCATATCTGGTAATGAAGTAATTAATGACGAAGAAGATTATGCTGAAATTGATCCAGCCTATGTTCGTGCTGTCCAAAGAGATATGAAACAATATATTGCTAAAAATGCAGATAGACCAATTCCAGTCGGGTATGCTGCTGCTAATCAAGTTGATCTAAGATTAGCCactttcaaatatttacaatgTAATTCCTTGGATGGTAAAACTGTTAATTCTGATTTAGACACATCTAGATCTGATTTCTTTGGTTTGAATACATATGATTGGTGCTCAGGCCAATCTGATTGGACTACTTCAGGCTAcgataaattaaattctacATTCTCAGATGCTGTTATACCTTTAGTATTTTCTGAATATGGCTGTAATGCAAATTCTCCAAGAACTTTTGATGAAGTTACTGAAGGTTTATATGGTGGGTTAGTTAATTTGTTCTCTGGTGGGTTAGTCTACGAATATGCACAAGAAGCTAATAACTATGGTTTGGTCCaaattgatgatgatgataattcaattagTTATTTAGAAGACTTCACCAATTTAcaagataaaattaaagatatttctTTACCATCTACAAAAGAATCACAAGTTGCCGGTCGTTCTATTTATAAATGCGATGCTAATGCTAttaaaaagatttattCGAATTTTGGAACTTCGAATTTTACGATACCAAAACAACCTGctgatatttcaaaaatgatTAAAAATGGTTTGAATGCTACAAACGTTGGCTCTATTTTGTCTGATTACACACCGCCATCTACACTTAAATATAATGTTAAGGATACTGATGGTAATGATGTTTCTGCTACTTTATCATATGACCCATCAAATACATTGAACAATGTGAAATTAGCAGCTACTTCGTCAGTCATCTCTAACGTTACGTTTTCTAACACTACTTCTAAATCGTCATCTTCCATTTCTAAATCATCAGGTATCTCTTCAAGTAAAAGCAAATCAACAGGAAAATCCAGCAAGGTTATAAAATCAGCTTCTAAAAGCGTTTCAAATTCCACAAAATTAAGTAAAGGTGATGCCactaatttgaaatttaataacaatGGTTCGTTTTTCTTTATGGTTGTAACTGCTTTATTTGccttaataatataa
- the RIM20 gene encoding Rim20p (similar to Saccharomyces cerevisiae RIM20 (YOR275C); ancestral locus Anc_8.726) — MAEFLRIPLNEKIYKNDLKDQLFNVLSSSVQRNPQKLDNDINSFVNVERTLENLTISNNSLNALKLYYVQLSNLENVVPDDKIQFNWRLALPSLELDASFESLLLEKCLILYNIGAIYMGLGVDSYVVEIPVVKEVCQYFQAAAGCFSQILENIKELRHNHNIFNPSFLKCLINLALAEAQECSWFISKQCGHSDSVLSKLSYQIALYYEEALREYILMNFKENWIKDIDDYLQFKTNYFVAAATYRKGIYLSSKNKFGLAIANLKYTEYLLNKIKKTRHREKIINFQTTSNDRLNNELRDNESLHLQEIPTLQSPNINPANMVSPQYVGTIIQKDLIKGDINTFTDLIPISVIESSNAYREKQEKYVNEELIKPLKEIKNNLEIFVNTDIQLHLARTIQQSEVASCKESFKEMSQLETNTKSIIDRLISSFTKEQEINEKYENKYGYLNWNNLSHSPENDYIREKISFVNEYIKEGQLVTQQTKQLYKSLDLRTILEPTTGSKEFVLLFQRFTMINNYRSTFLRNIKLKSENNPILPKLIKTYSTEGISLFPQVFNDHLKLFENDRKEILDEEVKNIEYKHHLQKLEPQTTQITKSILDSNPERYKAIEQFANVKLNIMHGIKFYEDLLMSVNDLQDRINVFLNQNKNKRTQEATRLGIVL, encoded by the coding sequence ATGGCAGAGTTCTTAAGGATTCCCctgaatgaaaaaatatacaagaATGATCTAAAAGACCAGTTATTTAATGTACTTAGTAGTTCAGTTCAACGAAACCCtcaaaaattagataatgatataaaTTCATTTGTAAATGTTGAACGTACTTTAGAGAATTTAactatttcaaataacaGTTTAAATGcattgaaattatattatgtTCAACTATCAAACTTAGAGAATGTTGTCCCTGACGataaaattcaattcaattggAGATTAGCGCTACCTAGCTTAGAATTGGATGCTTCTTTTGAATCTTTACTTCTGGAGAAATGTCTTATTTTGTATAATATTGGCGCAATATATATGGGACTTGGAGTTGATTCATATGTTGTAGAAATTCCAGTAGTAAAGGAAGTTTGTCAATATTTCCAGGCTGCAGCTGGTTGTTTTTCgcaaatattagaaaatataaaagaattgaGACACAatcataatatatttaatccCTCGTTCTTGAAATGCTTAATAAATTTGGCCCTCGCTGAAGCCCAAGAATGTTCATGGTTTATATCTAAACAATGTGGGCATTCAGATTCTGTTTTATCCAAGTTATCATATCAAATTGCATTATATTATGAAGAAGCATTACGAGAATATATTCTAATGAATTTCAAAGAAAACTGGATCaaagatattgatgattatctacaatttaaaacaaattattttgttgcGGCTGCAACGTATAGAAAAggaatttatttatcttcaaaaaataaatttggtTTAGCCATtgcaaatttaaaatatacggaatatcttctaaataaaattaaaaagacTCGACATAGagagaaaattattaattttcaaacaaCTAGCAATGAtagattaaataatgaattgagAGATAATGAATCTTTGCATTTACAAGAGATACCAACTCTACAGAGTCCAAATATCAATCCTGCTAATATGGTATCTCCACAATATGTAGGTactattattcaaaaagatttaataaaGGGTGATATAAATACATTTACTGACCTGATACCCATATCTGTTATAGAATCATCCAATGCATACAGagaaaaacaagaaaaatatgttAATGAGGAATTGATAAAACCattgaaagaaattaaaaataatttggaaatttttgttaataCTGATATTCAGTTACATTTAGCAAGAACAATCCAACAATCAGAGGTAGCCTCATGTAAAGaatcatttaaagaaatgtCTCAATTAGAAACAAACACTAAATCTATAATAGATCGattaatatcttcatttacaaaagaacaagaaataaatgaaaagtACGAGAATAAGTATGGTTATTTAAATTGGAATAACTTATCTCATTCGCCAGAAAATGATTATATTCgagaaaaaatttcatttgtcAACGAATATATTAAAGAGGGACAATTAGTTACGCAACAAACTAAGCAATTGTATAAATCTCTAGATTTGCGAACAATTTTGGAACCAACTACTGGTAGCAAAGAATTTGtacttttatttcaaaGATTTACTATGATAAACAATTACAGATCCACTTTTTTAcgtaatataaaattaaaatcagaAAATAACCCTATATTACCAAAATTGATTAAGACTTATAGCACAGAAggaatatctttatttccACAAGTGTTTAAtgatcatttaaaattatttgagaATGATCGTAAAGAAATATTGGACGAGGAGgtgaaaaatatagaatataAGCATCATTTACAAAAACTTGAGCCCCAGACTACACAGATTACAAAATCCATATTAGATTCTAACCCTGAACGCTATAAGGCTATTGAACAGTTTGCAAATGTAAAACTTAATATTATGCATGGAATTAAGTTTTATGAAGATTTACTTATGTCTGTAAATGATTTACAAGATCGTATCAATGTATTCTTGAATCagaataaaaacaaaagaacACAGGAGGCAACCCGATTGGGTATTGTCTTGTGA